From the genome of Planctomycetota bacterium, one region includes:
- a CDS encoding dienelactone hydrolase family protein, whose amino-acid sequence MNLRGLIPAVLTAGLGCAASGSGSPADGPIETRTIEYRHGDVLLEGYLALPRGASGRLPGVLVFHEWKGHNEYVRRRAEQLARAGYAAFAADIYGKGVTAKDHQEAARLAGMYKSDRALMRGRARAALEVLARHCDPARVVAMGYCFGGTCALELARSGAPIAGAAAFHADLATPHPADARQIKGRIIAFHGADDPFIKDEAVLAFQKEMRDAGVDWQFVSFGGTVHSFTVPEAGNDPSRGAAYSEKADRRSWKMFLDFVAECVR is encoded by the coding sequence ATGAACCTGAGAGGCCTGATTCCCGCCGTTCTGACCGCCGGACTCGGATGCGCCGCCTCGGGCTCCGGTTCCCCCGCGGACGGCCCGATCGAGACCCGCACGATCGAATATCGCCACGGAGACGTTCTCCTCGAGGGGTATTTGGCCCTTCCGCGGGGGGCGTCCGGCCGGCTTCCCGGCGTCCTTGTCTTTCACGAGTGGAAAGGGCACAACGAGTACGTCCGGCGCCGCGCCGAGCAGCTGGCGCGCGCGGGTTACGCGGCCTTCGCCGCCGACATCTACGGAAAAGGCGTGACCGCCAAGGACCACCAGGAGGCCGCCCGCCTGGCCGGAATGTACAAGAGCGACCGCGCCCTCATGCGGGGCCGCGCCCGCGCCGCCCTGGAGGTGCTCGCGCGCCATTGCGATCCCGCGCGCGTCGTCGCCATGGGATACTGCTTCGGCGGCACCTGCGCCCTGGAGCTGGCCCGCAGCGGCGCGCCCATCGCCGGCGCCGCCGCCTTCCACGCGGACCTCGCGACGCCCCATCCCGCCGACGCGCGGCAGATCAAGGGCAGGATCATCGCCTTCCACGGCGCCGACGATCCCTTCATCAAGGACGAGGCGGTTCTGGCCTTCCAGAAGGAAATGAGGGACGCGGGAGTGGACTGGCAGTTCGTTTCCTTCGGCGGCACCGTTCACAGCTTCACCGTCCCGGAGGCCGGGAACGACCCGTCCCGAGGCGCGGCCTACAGCGAGAAGGCGGATCGGCGGTCTTGGAAGATGTTCCTCGATTTCGTCGCCGAGTGCGTCCGTTGA
- a CDS encoding sulfatase, which produces MNRFVLIVLGAVASCSAPPPDRADAGARPNIILILADDLGVHDLGCYGRTEHRTPNLDRLAAEGLRFTSAYCAQPICSPSRAAILTGKAPARLHLTTFLPGRPDARSQKLLHPKIRMELPLEERTLAEILREAGWATAALGKWHLGGRGFGPEAQGFEVVFAGRGNTTPSAAEGGKGEYELTARAETFIRENRSRPFFLYLAHHTPHIPLAARPERVAAFRETFHPVYAAMMETMDDAVGRVLRTVEELGLRERTIVLFTSDNGGLHVPEGRDDAPTHNSPYRAGKGFLYEGGLRVPFLVRWPGRIPAGRVLDEPFVNTDLMPTLLELAGVKAPDGLDGVSLAGLWTGRGRPAPRVLAWHFPHYTNQGSRPAGAIREGNWKLVEHYEDGRVELFDLARDLGEADDRSAREAARAEDLRRKLADWRRSVGAQENAPNPDFDPALHRVLYEETDVSRLRPGATAAEMTPRLAAWRRAMDAAARRPDTAR; this is translated from the coding sequence ATGAACCGGTTCGTTCTGATCGTGCTCGGGGCTGTCGCTTCCTGCTCGGCTCCCCCGCCGGACCGGGCGGACGCCGGCGCCCGGCCCAACATCATTCTCATCCTGGCCGACGATCTGGGCGTCCACGATCTGGGCTGCTACGGGCGCACCGAGCATCGGACGCCGAATCTCGACCGCCTGGCGGCGGAAGGACTGCGGTTTACGTCCGCCTACTGCGCCCAGCCGATCTGCTCGCCGTCGCGGGCGGCGATCCTGACGGGGAAGGCGCCGGCGCGCCTTCACCTGACCACGTTTCTTCCGGGCCGTCCGGACGCGCGGTCCCAGAAGCTGCTGCATCCGAAGATCCGAATGGAATTGCCGCTGGAGGAGCGGACGCTCGCGGAGATTCTGCGGGAGGCGGGCTGGGCCACGGCGGCCCTCGGCAAATGGCATCTGGGCGGTCGGGGGTTCGGCCCGGAAGCGCAGGGGTTCGAGGTCGTCTTCGCGGGTCGCGGGAACACGACGCCGTCGGCCGCGGAGGGAGGCAAGGGGGAATACGAGTTGACCGCCCGGGCCGAGACGTTCATCCGCGAAAACCGGTCGCGCCCGTTTTTTCTCTATCTCGCGCACCATACGCCGCACATTCCGCTGGCGGCCCGGCCGGAGCGCGTCGCGGCCTTTCGGGAAACCTTTCATCCCGTGTATGCCGCCATGATGGAGACGATGGACGACGCGGTCGGACGGGTCCTGCGCACGGTGGAGGAGCTGGGCCTTCGCGAGCGGACGATCGTCCTTTTCACGTCGGACAACGGCGGCCTGCACGTGCCCGAGGGTCGCGACGACGCTCCCACCCACAACTCGCCGTACCGGGCCGGAAAGGGCTTTCTCTACGAGGGGGGGCTCCGCGTGCCGTTCCTGGTCCGCTGGCCGGGACGGATCCCCGCCGGCCGGGTGCTGGACGAACCTTTCGTCAACACGGATCTCATGCCGACGCTTCTGGAGCTGGCGGGCGTGAAGGCGCCGGACGGTCTGGACGGTGTGAGTCTGGCGGGGCTCTGGACGGGCCGCGGGCGGCCGGCGCCGCGCGTCCTGGCGTGGCATTTTCCGCACTACACGAACCAGGGAAGCCGTCCCGCGGGGGCGATCCGGGAAGGGAACTGGAAGCTCGTGGAGCATTACGAAGACGGCCGGGTGGAGCTTTTCGACCTGGCACGGGATCTCGGGGAAGCCGACGACAGATCCGCCCGGGAAGCCGCGCGGGCGGAGGACTTGCGGCGGAAGCTGGCGGATTGGCGCCGTTCGGTGGGGGCGCAGGAGAATGCGCCCAATCCGGACTTCGATCCCGCCCTTCACCGCGTTCTCTACGAGGAAACGGACGTCTCGCGGCTGCGGCCGGGGGCGACCGCGGCCGAGATGACTCCCCGGCTGGCCGCCTGGCGGCGGGCGATGGACGCGGCCGCGCGGCGTCCCGACACCGCCCGATGA
- a CDS encoding c-type cytochrome: MPVLLGLLLAAQAEKPGLLLEARDAERRVLLAVPVPNFTLRENESLHPRLSPAFRATWRGCLKIVRAGRYVFSGEARIRVAGRDASEGPIELAAGLHELRIDFEREPGRPARLRVEWESDHFRREPIPSSAFVRREDPPVEETLAERGRDLAGELGCINCHRTESAGFVPRRGPDLTHVGSRTNARWLALWIEDPRALRPDAAMPAMLERREAADVAAFLAQRREARPAPPMPPPDPARAARGRELFGKIGCAQCHPGGLDGLGSKYEPGTLRDYLRDPLQVNPSGRMPSLLLSEDEASLLAEHLTASRHPAVEASAPPAGDAARGRRLVETRGCLSCHPLEGTENRSRAPDLTLLADGRGCLAPEPGPGLPRYGLDEERRRALGAFLSSLKAGPDRSEAPVHAFSQAVRAYRCTACHALHDSTPRGLDAYPPALTDAGLKLRPAWIEAVLLHRKRIRPWMEARMPHFGEGLRRLAGALPAAAGAGPEDPPRTPTREEVREGIRLIGRGRGGLSCITCHDFKGHASLGTRGPDMVEMYARLREDWFRRWMRDPIRLQPGTSMPNFFASVPEAEAERAIDLLWACLAAGREMPLPEGIEAAHSHLVVVRETPVVLRTYLPDASPAAIAVGLPGGVSYGFDAESCSLRYAWMGDFLDMTPAWSGRGGLPAIPGGKRFYTAPDGFPFHFGGRPVARPRFRGYVLVAGHPEFRYEADGVEIRQSVSSLPSGLELHFTLSGVREPVEFRVGRPAGVRLTPSEGTLEGEWLRLGTTATFRLKIEKEKP, translated from the coding sequence ATGCCGGTGCTCCTCGGGCTCCTTCTGGCCGCGCAGGCGGAAAAGCCCGGCCTTCTCCTTGAGGCGCGGGATGCCGAGCGCCGCGTCCTTCTCGCCGTGCCGGTTCCGAACTTCACGCTCCGGGAGAACGAGTCCCTCCATCCCCGCCTCTCTCCGGCCTTCCGCGCGACGTGGCGGGGCTGCCTCAAGATCGTGCGCGCCGGCCGTTACGTCTTCTCCGGCGAAGCCCGCATCCGCGTCGCGGGCCGGGATGCGTCGGAGGGCCCGATCGAGCTGGCCGCGGGCCTTCACGAACTGCGGATCGACTTCGAGCGGGAGCCCGGCCGCCCGGCGCGGCTGCGGGTCGAGTGGGAATCCGATCACTTCCGGCGGGAACCCATCCCTTCCTCCGCCTTCGTGCGCCGGGAGGATCCGCCCGTGGAGGAAACGCTCGCCGAACGCGGACGGGACCTGGCCGGCGAGCTGGGATGCATCAACTGCCATCGGACCGAGTCGGCCGGGTTCGTTCCCCGGCGGGGCCCCGACCTGACGCACGTGGGTTCGCGCACGAACGCCCGGTGGCTGGCCCTGTGGATCGAAGATCCGCGGGCGCTGCGACCGGACGCCGCGATGCCGGCGATGCTCGAACGCCGCGAGGCGGCCGACGTGGCGGCGTTCCTGGCGCAGCGGCGCGAGGCGCGGCCCGCCCCTCCGATGCCGCCGCCGGACCCGGCGCGCGCCGCCCGGGGACGCGAGCTTTTCGGAAAGATCGGCTGCGCGCAATGCCATCCGGGCGGGCTGGACGGCCTGGGATCCAAATACGAACCCGGCACGCTTCGGGACTACCTTCGGGATCCCCTCCAAGTCAATCCCTCGGGCCGGATGCCGTCCCTTCTCCTGAGCGAAGACGAGGCCTCGCTCCTGGCGGAACACCTGACCGCGTCGCGCCACCCGGCCGTCGAGGCGAGCGCGCCTCCCGCCGGCGACGCCGCCCGGGGCCGCCGGCTCGTCGAAACGCGCGGGTGCCTGTCCTGTCACCCGCTCGAGGGGACCGAAAACCGTTCCCGGGCGCCGGATCTGACCCTTCTGGCGGACGGCCGCGGATGTCTGGCGCCGGAGCCGGGCCCCGGCCTGCCCCGCTACGGCCTGGACGAGGAACGCCGTCGCGCTCTGGGCGCCTTCCTGTCCTCCCTCAAGGCCGGCCCGGACCGCTCCGAGGCGCCCGTTCACGCCTTCTCCCAGGCCGTGCGCGCCTACCGGTGCACGGCCTGCCATGCGCTCCATGATTCGACCCCCCGCGGCCTGGACGCCTATCCGCCGGCGCTCACGGACGCCGGGCTCAAGCTCCGTCCCGCCTGGATCGAAGCGGTGCTGCTTCACCGCAAGCGCATCCGGCCCTGGATGGAGGCCAGAATGCCCCACTTCGGCGAGGGTCTCCGCCGCCTCGCCGGCGCGCTGCCGGCCGCCGCCGGAGCCGGCCCGGAGGACCCGCCCCGGACGCCGACCCGTGAGGAAGTGCGCGAGGGCATCCGCCTCATCGGCCGCGGCCGGGGCGGTCTCTCGTGCATCACGTGCCACGACTTCAAGGGCCACGCCTCCCTCGGCACGCGCGGGCCGGACATGGTCGAAATGTACGCGCGTCTCCGCGAGGACTGGTTCCGCCGCTGGATGCGGGATCCGATCCGCCTCCAGCCGGGCACGTCGATGCCGAACTTCTTCGCCTCGGTCCCGGAGGCCGAGGCGGAGCGCGCGATCGACCTCCTCTGGGCGTGCCTGGCCGCCGGAAGAGAGATGCCGCTTCCGGAGGGCATCGAGGCGGCCCATTCGCATCTCGTTGTCGTGCGCGAAACGCCCGTGGTCCTGCGCACCTACCTTCCGGACGCTTCTCCCGCGGCAATCGCGGTGGGACTGCCGGGCGGAGTGTCCTACGGCTTCGACGCCGAATCCTGCTCCCTTCGATACGCCTGGATGGGAGACTTCCTCGACATGACGCCCGCCTGGAGCGGCCGCGGGGGCCTGCCGGCCATTCCCGGGGGGAAACGTTTCTATACCGCACCCGACGGCTTCCCGTTCCACTTCGGGGGACGGCCGGTCGCCCGACCGCGATTCCGCGGGTACGTCCTCGTCGCGGGACACCCGGAATTCCGGTACGAAGCGGACGGCGTTGAAATCCGGCAGAGCGTTTCTTCCCTGCCGTCCGGCCTGGAGCTGCACTTCACGCTTTCCGGAGTCCGGGAACCTGTGGAATTCCGGGTCGGTCGGCCGGCCGGAGTCCGCCTCACGCCCTCGGAGGGAACCCTGGAAGGCGAATGGCTGCGCCTCGGGACGACAGCGACGTTCCGCCTGAAAATCGAGAAGGAGAAGCCGTGA
- a CDS encoding carbon-nitrogen hydrolase family protein: MVALAFVLASLAAQESPGPRQGAVRVAAVSPAARFVDPRLEAREEILAAVDRNLAALESLVDRAAAEGAAAVALPEDTPGLGRWEDARPERLPEILPEAVRRMLERLGRAAARHRLYLVCCSDTFEEGAVSNTAFLLGRDGREIGRYRKVNLPLQEQDKRRGTEFPVFPTPDLGAVGMLICYDMVFPEAPRCLALAGADIIFHPTLGGAAIGDADISRAAFRTRAVENFVYLVVAHRGGGSLVISPQGRILAEAPGPDTLAVADIDPFGGREGGDAFNRQRDMRARLFRERSPQAFGILTDPDPPVLAKAPLPVPVERVIRIARAAHATGDERYRRAAELQREGKREEAIRAFEALREEFPGTWIERAARDRLKELRP; the protein is encoded by the coding sequence ATGGTCGCCCTCGCCTTCGTTCTGGCCTCCCTGGCCGCGCAGGAGTCGCCGGGCCCCCGCCAAGGCGCCGTCCGCGTGGCGGCGGTCTCCCCCGCGGCGCGGTTCGTCGATCCGCGCCTCGAGGCCCGGGAGGAAATCCTGGCGGCCGTCGACCGGAATCTCGCGGCGCTCGAGAGTCTGGTGGACCGGGCGGCCGCCGAAGGGGCCGCGGCCGTCGCGTTGCCGGAAGACACGCCGGGATTGGGCCGGTGGGAGGACGCACGGCCGGAGCGGTTGCCCGAGATTCTGCCCGAGGCGGTCCGCCGGATGCTGGAGCGGCTCGGCCGCGCCGCCGCGCGCCATCGCCTGTATCTCGTCTGCTGCAGCGACACCTTCGAGGAAGGGGCCGTTTCCAACACCGCCTTCCTCCTCGGACGCGACGGCCGCGAGATCGGGCGCTACCGCAAGGTGAATCTGCCGCTCCAGGAACAAGACAAGAGACGCGGCACGGAGTTTCCGGTGTTTCCCACGCCGGACCTGGGCGCCGTGGGGATGCTGATCTGCTATGACATGGTCTTTCCGGAAGCTCCCCGGTGCCTCGCCCTGGCCGGCGCCGACATCATCTTTCATCCGACGCTCGGCGGAGCGGCGATCGGGGACGCCGACATCAGCCGGGCCGCCTTCCGCACCCGAGCCGTGGAGAATTTCGTCTACCTCGTGGTCGCCCACCGGGGAGGAGGATCGCTGGTGATCTCCCCGCAGGGACGGATCCTCGCGGAAGCTCCGGGTCCGGACACTCTGGCCGTGGCCGACATCGATCCCTTCGGTGGACGGGAAGGGGGCGACGCGTTCAACCGCCAGCGCGACATGCGCGCCCGCCTCTTCCGGGAACGCTCCCCGCAGGCCTTCGGCATCCTGACCGACCCGGATCCGCCCGTGCTGGCCAAGGCGCCCCTGCCGGTCCCCGTCGAACGCGTGATCCGGATCGCCCGCGCCGCCCATGCCACGGGGGACGAACGGTATCGCCGGGCGGCGGAGCTCCAGCGGGAGGGAAAGCGCGAAGAGGCGATCCGCGCGTTCGAGGCGCTTCGGGAGGAATTTCCGGGGACGTGGATCGAACGCGCCGCCCGCGATCGGCTGAAGGAACTGCGGCCCTGA
- a CDS encoding arylsulfatase: MKRFFGGVLAAAALSLAPSPQDPPPPNIVLVYADDLGYGDLGCFGAVRVRTPNVDRLAAEGLRFTDAYAPSATCTPSRYALLTGEYAWRRKGTGILPGDAALIIEPGRPTLASILKEAGYATGVVGKWHLGLGSGNLDWNGEIRPGPLEIGFDYAFLMPATGDRVPCVYVENRRVVGLDPSDPIRVSYARKVGDEPTGKENPELLRMKLSKGHDGTIVRGISRIGFMAGGKAARWVDEDMSDVFSRKAVEFMERHKDRPFFLFLAAHDIHVPRVPHPRFAGTSGCGVRGDVIHQFDALVGEVTAALDRLGLARNTLVLVTSDNGPVLDDGYADRAVEDLNGHRPAGPLRGGKYSLHEGGTRVPLIARWPARIRPGVSRAVVSQVDLMASFAALTGRPLPASAGPDSLNVLAALVGESKEGRDHLVVHAGGLALRKGAWKYIPPQGPRPGELYNLEEDPGETKNLASERPEIASDLGALLEKIRAAGRSRP, translated from the coding sequence ATGAAGCGATTCTTCGGAGGGGTTCTGGCCGCGGCGGCGCTTTCTCTGGCGCCCTCGCCGCAGGATCCGCCGCCCCCCAACATCGTCCTCGTTTACGCCGACGATCTCGGGTACGGCGATCTGGGCTGCTTCGGAGCCGTGCGCGTCCGCACGCCGAACGTCGATCGGCTGGCCGCCGAGGGATTGCGCTTCACGGACGCCTATGCGCCGTCGGCCACCTGTACGCCCTCCCGGTACGCGCTTCTGACGGGCGAGTACGCGTGGAGGAGGAAGGGGACGGGCATTCTTCCGGGGGACGCGGCCCTTATCATCGAGCCCGGGAGGCCCACACTGGCTTCGATCCTCAAGGAGGCGGGGTACGCGACGGGCGTGGTGGGAAAATGGCACCTGGGGCTCGGCTCAGGCAACCTCGATTGGAACGGAGAGATCCGTCCGGGTCCGCTCGAGATCGGATTCGACTACGCCTTTCTCATGCCCGCGACGGGGGACCGGGTGCCCTGCGTCTATGTGGAGAACCGGCGCGTCGTGGGATTGGATCCGTCCGACCCGATCCGGGTGAGCTACGCGCGGAAGGTGGGCGACGAGCCGACGGGGAAGGAGAATCCCGAGCTTCTCCGGATGAAGCTTTCGAAGGGGCACGACGGAACGATCGTCCGCGGCATCAGCCGGATCGGCTTCATGGCGGGCGGGAAGGCGGCCCGATGGGTGGACGAGGACATGTCGGACGTCTTTTCCCGCAAGGCGGTGGAGTTCATGGAGCGCCACAAAGACCGTCCCTTCTTTCTTTTCCTTGCCGCCCACGACATCCACGTGCCCCGCGTTCCGCACCCGCGCTTCGCCGGGACCAGCGGCTGCGGGGTGCGGGGGGACGTGATCCATCAGTTCGACGCGCTCGTGGGGGAGGTGACGGCGGCGCTCGACCGGCTGGGGCTGGCGCGCAACACGCTCGTCCTGGTGACGAGCGACAACGGGCCGGTGCTCGACGACGGGTATGCGGACCGGGCCGTGGAGGATCTCAACGGCCACCGGCCGGCGGGCCCGCTGCGGGGCGGAAAGTACAGTCTCCATGAGGGCGGCACCCGGGTGCCGCTGATTGCGCGGTGGCCGGCCCGGATTCGGCCCGGGGTGTCCCGCGCCGTCGTGAGTCAGGTGGACTTGATGGCGAGTTTCGCGGCCCTGACGGGCCGGCCGCTGCCGGCTTCCGCGGGGCCAGACAGTCTGAACGTTCTGGCGGCGCTGGTCGGGGAGTCGAAGGAGGGGAGGGACCATCTGGTCGTGCACGCGGGAGGCCTGGCCCTCCGCAAGGGAGCCTGGAAATACATCCCTCCGCAAGGCCCCAGGCCGGGCGAGCTCTATAATCTTGAGGAGGACCCGGGAGAGACGAAGAATCTGGCTTCCGAGCGGCCCGAGATCGCCTCCGACCTCGGGGCCTTGCTCGAGAAGATCCGGGCGGCCGGACGGTCGCGCCCGTAG
- a CDS encoding DUF1080 domain-containing protein: MNRWLVALVAGWALQDGRPPEGAVVLDASQLVHEDGRPCAWPVADGVLEVGKGSVMTRETYQDFVLHVEFCIPPSPEGAKDQARGNSGVYLQRRYEVQILDSWGEEPRPNGCGSLYKQRAPDRNMSRKPGEWQSYDITFRAARFDASGKKIENARITVVWNGEKVHDDVELKDKTGAGKPEGPQPGPILFQDHGAKVRFRNLWIKRL, encoded by the coding sequence ATGAATCGATGGCTTGTCGCGCTGGTGGCGGGGTGGGCGCTTCAGGACGGCCGACCCCCGGAAGGGGCCGTCGTGCTGGATGCCTCGCAGCTCGTTCATGAGGACGGAAGGCCCTGTGCGTGGCCCGTCGCGGACGGGGTCCTGGAGGTGGGCAAAGGCAGCGTGATGACCCGCGAGACGTATCAGGATTTCGTGCTGCACGTCGAGTTCTGCATTCCCCCTTCGCCGGAAGGAGCCAAGGATCAGGCCCGCGGCAACAGCGGGGTCTACCTTCAGCGGCGCTACGAAGTGCAGATCCTGGATTCCTGGGGCGAGGAGCCGCGTCCGAACGGCTGCGGATCCCTCTACAAGCAGCGGGCGCCGGACCGGAACATGTCCCGCAAGCCGGGCGAATGGCAGAGTTACGACATTACCTTCAGGGCCGCCCGGTTCGACGCCTCCGGAAAGAAGATCGAAAACGCCCGGATTACGGTCGTCTGGAACGGAGAGAAGGTCCACGACGACGTCGAGCTCAAGGATAAAACGGGGGCCGGGAAACCCGAGGGTCCCCAGCCGGGGCCGATCCTTTTCCAGGATCACGGCGCGAAGGTGCGCTTCCGGAATCTCTGGATCAAGCGGCTGTAA
- a CDS encoding FecR family protein produces PPAPPSPPAPERREEAAPEPPPRTPAPPPPPPAPGPTQPARAFLAVARLEGTVEIGDGKSWKKAPALPEWDLGVSLRAGERPARIVLAGGAALTLRSRARIRAAGASPPELFLDEGEVFCDVPPAPGRRFALRTRDALVRVTGTQFAVKEGDVTEVLVAAGEVVVSNDRGEARVAAGMGLAVRRSAAPGKPRAVDVDRALAWKMLARPPETVRLRFSFEDGRRPAPFDGGRVVPGPPRGLNRFCLEGTPGLHFDLRRADAGTAARPGLRVRFRYFAEKGGAIWVQLFNARAGDNFRYDVPHVAAGAWEAVEAPLEEFYRLADRSSALLAGDPLTWFNIAVSGEGRFYFDDVEIVEVQ; encoded by the coding sequence CCGCCCGCCCCACCCTCGCCCCCCGCCCCGGAGCGGCGCGAGGAAGCGGCACCCGAGCCTCCGCCCCGGACGCCCGCGCCGCCCCCGCCTCCTCCCGCCCCCGGTCCGACGCAGCCCGCGCGGGCGTTCCTCGCGGTCGCCCGCCTGGAGGGAACCGTCGAGATCGGCGACGGCAAATCCTGGAAGAAAGCTCCGGCCCTTCCGGAATGGGACTTGGGCGTGTCGCTCCGCGCCGGCGAGCGCCCGGCGCGGATCGTGCTGGCCGGCGGAGCCGCCCTCACGCTTCGTTCCCGCGCGCGGATTCGCGCCGCCGGCGCCTCCCCGCCCGAACTCTTCCTCGACGAGGGCGAAGTCTTCTGCGACGTCCCCCCCGCGCCGGGACGCCGCTTCGCCCTCCGCACCCGCGACGCGCTCGTCCGGGTGACCGGGACTCAGTTCGCGGTGAAGGAGGGGGATGTCACCGAAGTCCTGGTCGCGGCCGGCGAGGTCGTCGTCTCGAACGATCGAGGAGAGGCGCGCGTTGCGGCCGGAATGGGGCTTGCGGTGCGGCGCTCGGCGGCCCCGGGGAAGCCCCGGGCGGTGGACGTCGACCGGGCCCTGGCCTGGAAGATGCTCGCCCGGCCGCCCGAGACGGTCCGGCTTCGCTTCTCCTTCGAGGACGGGCGCCGGCCCGCCCCGTTCGACGGCGGCCGGGTGGTGCCCGGCCCGCCGCGCGGGCTCAACCGGTTCTGCCTGGAGGGGACGCCCGGCCTCCACTTCGACCTTCGCCGCGCGGACGCGGGAACGGCCGCCCGGCCCGGCCTTCGGGTTCGGTTCCGCTACTTCGCCGAAAAGGGCGGGGCGATCTGGGTCCAGCTCTTCAACGCCCGCGCCGGGGACAACTTCCGCTACGACGTGCCTCATGTGGCGGCGGGCGCCTGGGAGGCCGTCGAGGCGCCGCTGGAGGAGTTCTACCGCCTGGCGGACCGGTCCTCCGCGCTTCTTGCGGGCGATCCCCTCACGTGGTTCAACATCGCCGTCTCCGGAGAGGGAAGGTTCTATTTCGACGACGTGGAGATCGTGGAGGTCCAATGA
- a CDS encoding sulfatase: MRFLALVALLAAGEALPAEDKLNFVVLLADDLGWADLGCTGSRFYETPHLDRLAAGGVRFAQAYSACTVCSPTRAALLTGQYPARLRVTDWIPGHARPKARLRVPDWTKHLPLEQVTLAEALGAAGYVSASIGKWHLGGEAYFPEKHGFGANLGGSHRGQPPSYFSPYGIPTLPDGPRGEYLTDREGEEAARFIERNKDRRFFLYVPFHAVHTPLQAKKELIEKYQRKAAAEGSGPFKPVYAAMIESLDAAVGRILEALEKSGIAGRTVVVFTSDNGGLVSSTSNRPLRAGKGSWYEGGVRVPLIVRGPGIGPPGSVLETPVITMDLYPTLLELAGLQVPAGRIVDGVSLAPLLRGSGGLSRTALFWHYPHYHPGGATPYGAVRRGDLKLIESYEDGSLELYDLARDAGESENLAGRRPDAARELRDLLAEWRRSVGAQMPSPNPDYDPGGPK; this comes from the coding sequence GTGAGGTTTCTCGCTCTTGTGGCCCTTCTGGCCGCCGGGGAAGCGCTCCCCGCCGAGGACAAGCTCAACTTCGTGGTCCTTCTGGCCGACGATCTCGGCTGGGCGGATCTGGGATGCACAGGGAGCCGCTTCTACGAGACGCCGCATCTCGACCGTCTGGCGGCCGGCGGGGTGCGGTTCGCGCAGGCCTATTCCGCCTGCACCGTCTGCTCGCCCACGCGCGCGGCCCTCCTGACGGGCCAGTATCCCGCCCGGCTGCGCGTGACGGACTGGATTCCGGGACACGCGCGGCCCAAGGCCAGGCTGCGGGTGCCGGACTGGACGAAGCACCTTCCGCTGGAGCAGGTGACGCTCGCCGAGGCGCTCGGCGCGGCGGGCTACGTCTCCGCCTCGATCGGCAAATGGCACCTGGGCGGAGAGGCGTACTTTCCGGAGAAGCACGGATTCGGCGCGAACCTGGGCGGCAGCCATCGCGGCCAGCCGCCGAGCTATTTTTCGCCGTACGGGATTCCGACGCTTCCGGACGGGCCCCGGGGGGAGTATCTGACCGACCGGGAGGGGGAAGAAGCGGCCCGCTTCATCGAGCGGAACAAGGATCGGCGGTTTTTTCTCTATGTCCCTTTCCATGCCGTGCACACGCCGTTGCAGGCGAAGAAGGAGCTGATCGAGAAGTATCAGCGCAAGGCGGCCGCCGAGGGGAGCGGACCCTTCAAGCCCGTCTACGCGGCCATGATCGAAAGCCTCGACGCCGCGGTGGGACGCATCCTGGAGGCGCTGGAGAAGTCGGGAATCGCCGGCCGCACGGTCGTCGTCTTCACCTCGGACAACGGGGGACTCGTCTCGAGCACCTCGAACCGGCCGCTCCGGGCCGGCAAGGGTTCCTGGTACGAGGGCGGCGTCAGGGTGCCCCTGATCGTTCGCGGGCCCGGGATCGGACCCCCGGGGAGCGTCCTGGAAACGCCCGTCATCACGATGGACCTTTATCCCACGCTTCTGGAGCTTGCCGGTCTCCAGGTTCCGGCCGGGCGGATCGTGGACGGGGTCAGCCTCGCGCCGCTTCTTCGCGGATCGGGCGGACTTTCCCGCACCGCCCTCTTCTGGCATTATCCGCATTATCATCCGGGGGGCGCGACCCCCTATGGGGCCGTGCGCCGCGGGGATCTCAAGCTGATCGAATCGTACGAGGACGGAAGTCTCGAGCTTTACGACCTGGCGCGGGATGCGGGCGAGAGCGAGAATCTGGCCGGACGGCGGCCGGACGCGGCGCGCGAGCTTCGGGACCTTCTGGCGGAATGGCGCCGGTCCGTCGGCGCGCAGATGCCGTCGCCCAATCCGGACTACGACCCTGGGGGACCGAAATGA